A single Vanacampus margaritifer isolate UIUO_Vmar chromosome 14, RoL_Vmar_1.0, whole genome shotgun sequence DNA region contains:
- the adora2ab gene encoding adenosine A2a receptor b, with amino-acid sequence MLKNHQLVYIGLELAIACLAVAGNILVCWAVCLNSNLQSITNLFVVSLAAADIAVGLLAIPFAITISTGFCGDFHGCLFIACFVLVLTQSSIFSLLAIAMDRYIAIKNPLRYTSLVTGQRAKGVIALCWLLSVGIGLTPMLGWNKGWNSTTVTSGSCPEGLTECLFEEVVTMDYMIYFNFFGCVLLPLVVMLVVYAHIFMAARRQLRLMGLKKVAPAPSHPEKMSSSSFRSTLHKEVHAAKSLAIIVGLFAFCWLPVHIINCFNYMCDGCQRPHIWVLNIAIILSHANSVVNPFIYAYRIREFRQTFRRILRQRILGRRDESGDGRDARSGGVKRTSSRVSKDGSSCGTVVNSYVLDSSQWTSTLGALPNSCIPNGNLTSQQPEGRDSGSCISFVNAQAFSFIQNHSTELTEVT; translated from the exons ATGCTGAAAAATCACCAGCTGGTCTACATTGGCCTGGAGCTGGCGATCGCCTGCCTGGCCGTGGCCGGGAACATCCTGGTGTGCTGGGCCGTGTGCCTCAACTCCAACCTGCAGAGCATCACCAACCTGTTCGTGGTGTCGTTGGCGGCGGCTGACATCGCTGTGGGCCTGCTGGCCATCCCTTTCGCCATCACTATcag TACCGGCTTTTGCGGCGACTTCCACGGCTGCCTCTTCATCGCCTGCTTCGTCCTGGTGTTGACCCAGAGCTCCATCTTCAGCCTGCTGGCCATCGCCATGGACCGATACATCGCCATTAAGAACCCACTCAG GTACACCAGCCTGGTAACGGGCCAGAGGGCGAAGGGTGTCATTGCCTTGTGCTGGCTCCTCTCAGTGGGCATCGGCCTGACACCAATGCTGGGCTGGAATAAAG GATGGAACTCCACCACCGTGACCTCAGGCAGTTGCCCCGAAGGTTTGACCGAGTGCCTCTTCGAGGAAGTGGTTACGATGGACTACATGATCTACTTCAACTTCTTTGGCTGCGTGCTGCTGCCCCTGGTGGTCATGCTGGTGGTCTACGCTCACATCTTCATGGCCGCCCGACGCCAGCTCCGCCTGATGGGCCTGAAAAAAGTGGCCCCCGCTCCCTCTCACCctgaaaaaatgtcatcatcttCGTTCCGCTCCACCCTGCACAAGGAGGTGCACGCCGCCAAATCTCTGGCCATCATCGTGGGCCTGTTTGCTTTTTGTTGGCTCCCCGTGCACATCATCAACTGCTTCAACTACATGTGCGACGGCTGCCAGCGGCCTCACATCTGGGTGCTGAACATCGCCATCATCCTGTCCCACGCCAACTCGGTCGTCAACCCTTTCATCTACGCCTACCGCATCCGAGAGTTCCGACAGACGTTTCGGAGGATTCTCCGCCAGCGCATTTTGGGCCGGAGGGACGAGAGCGGCGACGGGCGAGACGCGAGGAGCGGCGGCGTCAAGCGGACTTCCTCGCGCGTCAGTAAAGACGGTTCGTCGTGCGGCACCGTGGTGAACAGTTACGTCCTCGACTCCAGCCAGTGGACGTCGACGTTGGGCGCACTACCGAACAGTTGCATACCAAATGGAAATTTGACATCACAGCAGCCGGAAGGGAGAGACAGCGGAAGCTGTATTTCCTTTGTCAATGCCCAAGCGTTCTCCTTCATACAAAACCACTCCACGGAACTAACTGAAGTGACATAA
- the snrpd3l gene encoding small nuclear ribonucleoprotein D3 polypeptide, like, with amino-acid sequence MSIGVPIKVLHEAEGHIVTCETNTGEVYRGKLIEAEDNMNCQMSNITVTYRDGRVAQLEQVYIRGSKIRFLILPDMLKNAPMLKSMKNKNQGSGAGRGKAAILKAQVAARGRGRGGMGRGNMFQKRR; translated from the exons ATGTCGATCGGCGTGCCCATCAAAGTCCTACATGAGGCCGAGGGACACATTGTCACCTGTGAGACCAACACTGGAGAGGTGTACAGAGGCAAGCTTATTGAGGCTGAGGACAACATGAACTGCCAG ATGTCTAACATCACTGTGACCTATCGGGACGGGCGTGTGGCCCAACTGGAGCAAGTTTACATCCGCGGCAGCAAGATTCGCTTCCTGATCTTACCTGACATGTTAAAGAATGCGCCCATGTTGAAGAGTATGAAGAATAAGAACCAAGGCTCTGGTGCTGGGAGAGGAAAGGCCGCCATCCTCAAAGCACAAG TGGCTGCAAGAGGCAGAGGGCGCGGTGGCATGGGAAGAGGAAATATGTTCCAAAAGAGGCGATAA